From Mucilaginibacter rubeus, a single genomic window includes:
- a CDS encoding MBL fold metallo-hydrolase — protein sequence MNKTIICGTCGTQFLAEPTTPSICPICTDDRQYVSESGQQWTLSTELEHHTIKITQLNEHLYALKIQPDFAIAQRALLLISPEGNILWDCIPYLDKATIDFIRAKGGLKAIAFSHPHYYSNMNDWAAEFECPIYIHQNDAEWVPFDSPYIYLWDGNTTQLWDGISIVHIGGHFAGSCVLHIKGLTPQGMMLCGDTFNIARSKQHMAIMYSYPNIILLSKTEFAKVYQKAAQLNFDTVYGAFENQDIEGNAMEIFEASMQRYKDSYGL from the coding sequence ATGAACAAAACCATCATCTGCGGCACTTGTGGTACACAATTTTTGGCTGAACCAACGACGCCCTCAATTTGCCCGATCTGTACCGATGACCGTCAGTATGTTTCGGAAAGCGGTCAGCAATGGACGCTTTCTACTGAATTAGAACATCATACAATTAAAATCACACAGCTAAACGAGCACCTGTACGCGCTCAAAATACAACCAGATTTTGCCATAGCCCAAAGGGCATTACTATTGATCTCGCCGGAAGGTAATATTTTGTGGGATTGCATCCCATATCTGGATAAAGCAACAATAGATTTTATCCGGGCTAAAGGTGGGTTAAAAGCCATCGCCTTTTCGCACCCGCATTATTATAGCAATATGAATGATTGGGCGGCCGAATTTGAATGTCCAATCTACATCCACCAAAACGACGCCGAATGGGTGCCTTTTGATAGTCCATATATCTACTTATGGGATGGTAACACTACCCAACTTTGGGACGGGATAAGTATAGTGCATATCGGCGGGCATTTTGCAGGTAGTTGCGTGTTACATATAAAAGGATTAACACCTCAAGGTATGATGCTTTGCGGCGATACCTTTAATATAGCCCGTAGCAAGCAGCACATGGCTATCATGTACAGCTATCCTAATATTATACTACTCTCCAAAACAGAATTTGCCAAAGTTTATCAAAAAGCAGCTCAACTTAATTTTGATACGGTTTACGGCGCATTCGAAAACCAGGATATTGAGGGCAACGCTATGGAAATATTTGAAGCTTCGATGCAGCGATATAAAGATAGTTACGGCTTATAA
- a CDS encoding carboxylesterase/lipase family protein codes for MKKNSTLMLLLFICFLPVTVFCQNSNEPVVAGNDVAVTSTESGKVKGYIHNGIYTFKGIPYAKADRFMAPEKPTPWTDVRSSKTYGPVCPTDPTTTVNDEFEFAFQHDLGYSNEHCQSLNVWTQKLNDGKKRPVMVWLHGGGFTAGSSIELPSYDGENLAKKGDVVLVSVNHRLNILGFLDLSAYGDKYKGSSNAGLLDLKMALEWVKQNIAQFGGDPDNVTIFGQSGGGGKVTSLMNAPSAKGLFKNAIVESGSYITNFNEKSVTQKVAAALLEELHLQPSQVDSLQKLPYDILNEAGKKAMRKVSADLRKEGKGINGWGPALDGDFLPYQPSDQAAKDLSKNVPLLVGTTKNEFAPFVPGPKSQTMDELKASLQKKYGDKTDAFMAAAQKAYPTISKPSEYTDIEFNFRSLAIKQANEKAVSGAAPVYMYLFTWQSPVNGGMYKAMHCMDIAFQFNNIARCQEMTGGGKEAYALADKISSAWINFAKTGNPNTSSLPKWPAYTADNGATMILDNQCVVKNHPDDELLQIVAAAPKP; via the coding sequence ATGAAAAAAAACAGTACCCTCATGCTGCTTTTATTTATTTGCTTTTTACCCGTAACGGTATTTTGCCAAAACAGCAATGAACCCGTTGTTGCCGGTAATGATGTGGCTGTAACATCAACCGAAAGCGGTAAAGTAAAAGGCTACATCCACAATGGCATTTATACCTTTAAAGGTATCCCCTATGCCAAAGCCGACCGTTTTATGGCTCCCGAGAAACCTACACCATGGACAGATGTACGCAGTTCAAAAACTTACGGCCCGGTTTGCCCTACTGATCCTACAACAACCGTTAATGATGAATTTGAGTTTGCCTTTCAGCATGATCTGGGTTACTCAAACGAGCATTGCCAGTCGCTCAATGTATGGACACAGAAATTAAACGATGGTAAAAAACGCCCGGTAATGGTTTGGCTGCACGGCGGTGGTTTTACCGCAGGCTCATCAATCGAGCTTCCGTCATACGATGGTGAAAACCTTGCAAAAAAGGGGGATGTGGTATTGGTATCTGTAAATCACCGTTTAAATATCCTTGGCTTTCTTGACCTATCTGCCTATGGCGATAAATATAAAGGTTCATCAAATGCAGGGCTGCTTGATCTGAAAATGGCTCTGGAATGGGTTAAACAAAACATAGCCCAGTTTGGCGGCGATCCGGATAACGTAACCATCTTTGGTCAGTCTGGCGGTGGCGGTAAGGTTACATCCCTAATGAACGCACCATCTGCAAAAGGTTTGTTTAAAAACGCCATTGTTGAAAGTGGCAGTTATATCACTAACTTCAACGAAAAATCGGTTACCCAAAAAGTTGCCGCGGCGTTATTGGAAGAACTTCACCTGCAACCTTCACAAGTTGATTCACTTCAGAAATTACCGTATGATATATTAAACGAAGCCGGTAAAAAAGCTATGCGCAAGGTATCTGCCGATTTAAGAAAAGAAGGAAAAGGCATAAATGGCTGGGGACCGGCTTTAGACGGGGATTTCTTGCCTTATCAACCATCCGATCAGGCAGCTAAAGACCTGTCTAAGAATGTCCCGCTATTGGTAGGCACCACCAAAAACGAATTCGCACCATTTGTACCCGGCCCCAAAAGCCAAACAATGGATGAATTAAAGGCGAGTCTGCAAAAAAAATATGGCGATAAAACAGATGCTTTCATGGCTGCCGCTCAAAAGGCCTATCCAACCATTTCAAAGCCATCAGAATATACTGATATCGAATTTAACTTCCGTTCATTAGCTATCAAACAAGCCAATGAAAAAGCGGTGAGCGGTGCCGCACCGGTTTATATGTACCTATTTACCTGGCAGTCACCTGTAAACGGCGGCATGTACAAGGCTATGCACTGTATGGATATCGCTTTCCAGTTTAATAACATAGCACGTTGCCAGGAAATGACAGGCGGCGGTAAAGAAGCCTATGCCCTTGCCGATAAAATAAGCAGCGCATGGATAAACTTTGCTAAAACCGGCAACCCCAACACATCTTCATTACCTAAGTGGCCTGCATATACAGCCGATAATGGCGCGACTATGATACTGGATAACCAATGCGTTGTTAAAAACCACCCTGATGACGAGTTATTGCAAATAGTAGCAGCCGCACCTAAACCGTAA
- a CDS encoding PLP-dependent aminotransferase family protein, producing the protein MMLVESLLSVDKSSQVPVYLQISNGIIRYIRQGTLKPGSALPASRALSTTLNVHRKTVVAAYDELYAQSWVDVIPRKGIYVAKNLPDVAPRPIEKAVMKHSLANKTSFKVDDNRIGPQRMFVGIPDGNLTFTEGFPDTRIAPVDLMVREYRRMAGYHFTHKYLMYGPEQGSENLRNELARFLGETRGLHVTPGDILITKGVQMALYLCAQVLVNKNDIVIVGDPGYNGANEVFEQAGAQLAFVPVDEHGIDINAVEAICKVKKVRMLYVVPHHHQPTTVTLSSKRRMHLLELAAKYQFAIIEDDYDFDFHYTSGPILPLASADYYGNVIYVGSFCKTIAPGIRIGFMIAPQNFMVQATRLRRLIDRQGEHLLEEAMASLLKNGDIGRHLKKANKLYHERRDILCRLLQEQLGEYISFKIPSGGFAIWVKYLHDLDTAIVSKKANELGLSIGAGLDYYYDKSVRHSFVRIGFASLNEKEMLEAVSIWKKAIMKCLHLA; encoded by the coding sequence ATGATGCTTGTTGAAAGCTTATTAAGCGTGGATAAAAGCAGCCAGGTGCCTGTTTACCTGCAAATTAGTAATGGTATTATCCGTTATATCAGGCAGGGCACTTTGAAGCCCGGCTCCGCACTTCCTGCCAGTCGGGCCTTGTCGACAACTTTAAATGTCCATCGCAAAACGGTAGTGGCCGCTTATGACGAGCTTTATGCCCAAAGCTGGGTAGATGTGATACCCCGCAAAGGGATCTACGTGGCTAAAAATCTGCCCGATGTTGCACCCCGGCCAATCGAAAAGGCCGTCATGAAGCATAGCCTGGCTAACAAAACATCATTCAAGGTGGATGACAACAGGATCGGGCCGCAACGTATGTTCGTCGGTATCCCCGACGGCAACCTAACCTTTACCGAGGGCTTTCCCGACACCCGTATTGCGCCTGTTGACTTAATGGTACGCGAATACAGGCGAATGGCGGGCTATCATTTTACGCATAAATATCTGATGTATGGCCCGGAGCAGGGTTCGGAAAACTTAAGAAACGAACTTGCCCGTTTTTTGGGCGAAACCCGTGGCCTGCACGTAACTCCCGGAGATATTTTAATAACCAAAGGCGTTCAAATGGCGCTTTACCTGTGTGCCCAGGTACTGGTCAATAAAAACGATATCGTAATTGTTGGCGACCCGGGATACAACGGTGCCAATGAAGTGTTTGAGCAGGCTGGCGCTCAGTTGGCGTTTGTGCCGGTAGATGAGCATGGCATAGATATTAATGCTGTCGAAGCTATCTGTAAGGTTAAAAAAGTGCGGATGTTATATGTTGTGCCGCATCACCACCAGCCTACTACGGTTACACTCAGCTCCAAAAGGCGTATGCATTTACTGGAACTGGCTGCCAAATATCAGTTCGCCATCATTGAAGATGATTATGACTTTGATTTTCACTATACCAGCGGCCCGATATTGCCATTGGCCAGTGCAGATTATTACGGAAACGTAATATACGTTGGTTCATTTTGTAAAACAATTGCTCCGGGAATCCGCATTGGTTTTATGATTGCGCCTCAAAACTTCATGGTTCAGGCTACGCGGTTACGAAGGCTGATTGACAGGCAGGGCGAGCATTTGCTCGAAGAGGCTATGGCAAGTTTGTTAAAGAATGGCGATATCGGCAGGCACCTTAAAAAAGCTAATAAGCTTTATCACGAACGGCGTGATATCCTTTGCCGGCTGCTACAGGAGCAATTGGGCGAATATATTTCATTTAAAATACCCAGCGGTGGCTTTGCAATATGGGTAAAGTATCTTCATGACCTTGACACAGCAATAGTATCAAAAAAAGCTAACGAATTGGGCTTATCCATAGGGGCGGGGCTCGACTATTATTATGATAAGTCAGTTAGGCACAGCTTTGTGCGAATAGGTTTTGCCTCCTTAAATGAAAAAGAAATGCTTGAGGCGGTAAGTATCTGGAAAAAGGCCATCATGAAATGTCTGCACTTGGCTTAA
- a CDS encoding glycosyl hydrolase family 28-related protein: MKKGTLLVTAFIFIQTFCFGNNISAKNDNGGKSVYQARLQDSDAVYFTPENFKIKADGKTDVSDELQAAVTKVKTEHNFGVLFIPEGKYLISKTIFIPTAVRLIGYGKNRPQIILAKNSPGFQSADENDKGHAKYMFWFVSNLSKPGDEVHDAGASTFYSSISNINLKINDGNPYAVAMRTHFAQHSFIAHVDVNIGKGLAGMFDVGNEMEDIRFFGGQYGIYTTKPSPGWQFMMVDTYFEGQREAAIRTQEAGLTIVRMNVKHVPTVISINPNYHEKLFMEDCRFDGVSGPAIIISNEDNAFNQINLRNVVCRNVPVLASYRRSGKTTRGTGNIYRVKNFTYGLQMDGLDADPQYKTTDEQEPLTALPEAAKKDIPDFPAIETWANLKALGAKGDGVNDDTQAIQAAIDKYETIYVPQGWYRVSQTIKLKPDTKLIGLNPIATQFLIADNTPAFGGFGGPVALLESSKGGSNILSGIGLCTNADNPRAVACKWMAGAGSYMNDVKFVGGHGGMQRVGTPKSTAGGSAYNRAQNGMDPSWDTQYWSLWVTDGGGGTFKDIWSANTYATAGTYISNTQTPGRIYAMSIEHHVRNEVRFNNVANWKVYAMQLEEESRESTECQPMELENSSNMVFANLYMFRVIRVNKPAPYSIRKWGGKNIELLNVHNYSQIKYTTTLPLYDINTATEVRPWEFARLYIDDKANTAEQQGGTINKLATGFEFASAVCADSKGNIYFSEQRMKRIYKWSAADKQISLLADYPWEPLSLACDKNDNLLVVFKYVPKPGYLVNGKPEKFDNPADAAGTSFSGWGNSGFASWAYSIDPNNPDESIQKLKTVPMGQVNPVYKVLYPAHRWRDYHDFNMVTVNKPTECFVAPDGVTIIPAVYDLARSTALAAAYPGKPLYSSDEYDKRTVSTTVTKDGYLSDLKYFAERGEFASATDDKGNVYIADGQIYVYDSAGKQINVIKVPERPTGLAFGGSDNNTLYITSHNSLFSVKVK, encoded by the coding sequence GTGAAAAAGGGAACCCTGTTAGTCACCGCGTTTATTTTTATTCAAACTTTTTGTTTCGGCAATAATATCTCAGCAAAGAATGATAATGGAGGTAAGTCAGTATACCAGGCCCGCCTGCAGGATTCGGACGCTGTTTATTTTACACCTGAAAATTTTAAGATCAAGGCCGATGGCAAAACTGATGTTTCAGATGAACTGCAAGCTGCTGTTACCAAAGTAAAAACCGAGCATAACTTCGGCGTGCTTTTTATCCCCGAAGGAAAATACCTGATCTCCAAAACTATATTTATACCAACTGCTGTAAGGCTGATAGGTTATGGCAAAAACAGACCGCAGATTATCCTGGCTAAAAATTCGCCCGGCTTTCAAAGTGCTGATGAAAATGATAAAGGCCACGCTAAGTACATGTTTTGGTTTGTAAGCAATCTTTCCAAACCTGGCGATGAGGTACATGATGCGGGCGCGTCAACTTTTTATAGCTCAATATCAAACATTAACCTTAAAATAAATGATGGTAATCCTTACGCGGTTGCTATGCGCACCCATTTTGCCCAGCATAGCTTTATAGCTCATGTGGATGTAAATATTGGCAAAGGACTGGCGGGTATGTTTGATGTAGGTAACGAAATGGAAGATATTCGCTTCTTTGGCGGCCAGTATGGCATCTATACCACCAAACCATCACCTGGCTGGCAGTTTATGATGGTTGATACCTATTTTGAAGGGCAGCGAGAAGCTGCTATCCGCACACAGGAGGCAGGGCTTACCATTGTGCGGATGAATGTTAAGCACGTGCCAACAGTAATCAGCATAAACCCAAACTACCATGAAAAATTATTTATGGAGGATTGCCGTTTTGATGGCGTAAGCGGACCTGCTATCATCATCAGTAATGAGGATAATGCTTTTAACCAGATCAACCTTCGCAATGTTGTTTGCCGTAATGTGCCTGTATTGGCCAGCTATCGTCGTAGCGGCAAAACAACACGTGGAACGGGGAATATCTACCGTGTAAAAAACTTTACTTACGGTTTGCAGATGGATGGTCTTGATGCCGATCCGCAATATAAAACCACCGATGAACAAGAACCTTTGACCGCGTTGCCGGAGGCCGCCAAAAAGGACATTCCCGATTTTCCGGCAATTGAAACCTGGGCAAACCTGAAAGCCCTCGGTGCTAAAGGCGATGGCGTTAATGATGATACACAAGCTATACAGGCAGCTATTGACAAATACGAAACCATATATGTGCCGCAAGGCTGGTATCGCGTTAGCCAAACTATTAAACTAAAGCCCGATACCAAATTGATTGGTTTAAACCCCATTGCTACACAGTTTTTAATTGCCGATAATACACCTGCTTTCGGAGGCTTTGGTGGGCCGGTAGCACTGCTGGAATCATCAAAAGGAGGGAGCAACATTTTAAGCGGTATTGGCCTTTGTACCAATGCCGATAATCCACGCGCTGTAGCCTGCAAATGGATGGCAGGCGCCGGTTCATATATGAATGATGTGAAATTTGTTGGTGGTCATGGCGGTATGCAACGTGTTGGCACGCCCAAAAGTACAGCTGGCGGTAGTGCCTACAATCGGGCACAAAATGGCATGGACCCCTCCTGGGATACACAATACTGGAGTCTTTGGGTAACAGATGGCGGTGGCGGTACTTTTAAGGATATCTGGAGTGCCAATACTTACGCCACGGCCGGTACTTATATTTCCAATACGCAAACTCCCGGTCGTATTTATGCCATGTCGATAGAGCATCACGTGCGTAACGAGGTTCGGTTCAATAACGTTGCCAACTGGAAAGTATACGCCATGCAACTGGAAGAAGAAAGCAGGGAAAGTACCGAATGCCAGCCAATGGAATTGGAAAATTCAAGTAATATGGTGTTTGCCAACCTGTATATGTTCAGGGTGATCAGGGTTAACAAGCCCGCGCCGTATTCTATCAGGAAATGGGGCGGTAAAAACATCGAATTGCTGAATGTGCACAATTACAGCCAGATAAAATATACCACTACTTTGCCGCTATATGACATCAATACCGCTACCGAAGTAAGGCCATGGGAATTTGCACGACTTTATATTGATGATAAAGCTAACACGGCCGAACAGCAAGGCGGCACTATCAATAAGCTTGCAACAGGTTTTGAATTTGCATCGGCGGTATGTGCCGATAGTAAAGGCAATATCTATTTCAGCGAGCAGCGCATGAAGCGGATCTATAAATGGTCGGCGGCGGATAAGCAGATTAGTTTGCTGGCTGATTATCCATGGGAGCCGCTGTCCTTAGCTTGTGACAAAAATGATAACCTGCTTGTAGTTTTTAAATATGTGCCGAAGCCAGGCTATCTGGTAAACGGTAAGCCCGAGAAATTTGATAACCCTGCCGATGCTGCCGGCACCTCTTTCAGCGGATGGGGTAATTCGGGATTTGCAAGCTGGGCTTATAGTATCGACCCTAATAATCCCGATGAATCTATCCAAAAACTGAAAACCGTACCCATGGGGCAGGTAAACCCGGTTTATAAAGTGCTGTACCCGGCACACCGCTGGCGCGATTACCATGATTTTAATATGGTAACAGTAAATAAGCCAACAGAGTGTTTTGTAGCGCCCGATGGGGTTACCATTATCCCGGCAGTGTATGATTTGGCCAGATCAACAGCATTGGCAGCCGCATATCCCGGAAAGCCATTATACAGCAGTGATGAGTATGACAAACGTACCGTGAGCACAACGGTAACTAAGGATGGTTATCTTTCTGATTTGAAATATTTTGCCGAAAGGGGAGAGTTTGCCTCTGCAACCGATGATAAAGGAAATGTTTATATAGCCGACGGACAGATTTATGTATACGACAGCGCCGGTAAACAGATCAATGTGATAAAAGTACCCGAGCGGCCAACTGGGTTAGCGTTTGGTGGTTCGGACAATAATACTTTATATATTACGAGCCATAACTCATTGTTTTCCGTAAAAGTTAAATAG
- a CDS encoding DoxX family membrane protein encodes MHINQKLSSIYLRVAIGISYLWEVADRLGLFGPNGHPHVGWGDWKHFVAYAKQVMSFLPEGIVNPLATIATIGEGGFGLLLILGLFTRMAAIGSGILSLCFAIAMAISFGIESPLGYSVFTLSAASFLLASLTQYSWTLDKWLATRLVNKKLSAYQSQQNGLKADDQDLHHTVIDLKQIRALAQIDYRI; translated from the coding sequence ATGCATATCAATCAAAAACTTTCATCCATATACCTCAGGGTAGCTATAGGCATAAGCTACCTGTGGGAAGTAGCCGACAGGCTTGGTTTATTCGGCCCCAATGGGCATCCTCACGTTGGCTGGGGCGACTGGAAACATTTTGTGGCCTACGCCAAACAAGTAATGAGTTTCCTGCCCGAAGGCATAGTAAACCCGCTCGCAACTATCGCCACTATCGGCGAGGGCGGATTTGGACTATTGCTGATATTGGGCTTATTTACCCGTATGGCAGCTATTGGCAGCGGCATACTGAGTTTATGTTTCGCTATCGCGATGGCAATCTCTTTCGGCATCGAATCACCTTTGGGCTATTCGGTTTTTACACTGAGTGCAGCAAGCTTTCTGCTGGCATCATTAACGCAATATTCGTGGACTTTGGATAAATGGTTAGCCACACGGCTCGTTAATAAGAAGTTATCAGCCTACCAATCCCAGCAAAATGGATTGAAAGCTGATGACCAGGACCTTCACCACACTGTCATCGATCTAAAACAGATCAGGGCTTTAGCTCAGATAGATTATCGCATATAA
- a CDS encoding DUF5009 domain-containing protein produces the protein MQQLPKRLLSIDVLRAITMLLMIFVNDASGVKHIPEWIDHAKGFEDRMGFADTIFPAFLFIVGLSLPFAINNRIKKGDSGRQVLFYILIRSVALLIMGFYHVNLEDYNSSAAIIPKAAWALVITTAFFLIWLDYPETMAKAKKYSLQILGIIMLIAMAVIYKGGEDGEVRGMEPSWWGILGLIGWAYLVCALIFFAVKGKLNSLIVAWIVLIAINIIAHSVFKIKVTRDEEMVTIAGNDVTGSFLGNAIIFLKPLWIIHDASTMSLTMGGVVISGIYARLVEQGKTQRIWATLAIIGVLFLIVGFALRPYTEGISKIRSTPAWVLICSGITTLAFLILIYVVDVKGKISAFNWIKPAGTSTLTCYLIPYFQVFILELFHINYPSIINNGFPGLLRSFLTAVVIILFVGLLEKKRLRLKI, from the coding sequence ATGCAACAATTACCTAAGCGCCTGTTATCTATCGATGTATTGCGTGCCATCACCATGCTGCTGATGATATTTGTTAACGATGCCAGCGGTGTAAAGCATATTCCCGAATGGATAGACCATGCTAAGGGTTTTGAAGACAGGATGGGTTTTGCCGACACTATTTTTCCAGCGTTTTTGTTCATTGTTGGCTTGTCGTTACCATTTGCCATCAATAACAGGATCAAAAAAGGTGATAGCGGCCGGCAGGTTTTGTTTTACATACTGATAAGGAGTGTCGCGTTGCTCATTATGGGTTTTTACCATGTAAACCTTGAAGATTATAATTCATCGGCTGCTATAATTCCGAAAGCAGCATGGGCACTGGTTATCACAACAGCGTTCTTCCTGATCTGGCTGGATTATCCCGAAACTATGGCAAAGGCTAAAAAGTATTCGTTGCAAATACTGGGGATCATTATGCTGATAGCCATGGCCGTAATTTATAAAGGTGGCGAGGATGGTGAGGTACGGGGGATGGAACCATCCTGGTGGGGAATATTAGGTTTAATAGGCTGGGCCTACCTGGTTTGCGCGTTGATATTTTTCGCGGTTAAAGGCAAGTTAAACAGTCTTATCGTAGCATGGATAGTACTGATAGCCATTAATATTATCGCCCATTCGGTATTTAAGATAAAAGTAACACGTGATGAAGAAATGGTCACTATCGCTGGTAACGACGTCACCGGAAGTTTTCTTGGTAACGCGATTATCTTTTTAAAGCCACTCTGGATAATCCATGATGCCTCAACCATGAGCTTAACTATGGGGGGAGTGGTGATCTCTGGCATCTACGCCAGGCTGGTTGAACAAGGGAAAACACAACGGATTTGGGCTACACTGGCTATTATTGGCGTTTTGTTCCTGATTGTCGGTTTTGCCTTACGACCTTATACCGAAGGGATTTCTAAAATTCGTTCAACACCGGCATGGGTGCTCATTTGCTCGGGCATTACTACGCTGGCGTTTTTAATATTGATATATGTGGTTGATGTTAAAGGGAAAATAAGCGCCTTTAACTGGATCAAACCCGCCGGCACCAGTACGCTCACCTGTTACCTGATCCCGTATTTCCAGGTTTTTATACTGGAGTTATTTCATATTAATTATCCGAGTATTATTAACAATGGATTTCCGGGGTTACTGCGTTCATTCCTGACCGCCGTGGTTATTATTCTATTTGTCGGATTACTTGAAAAGAAAAGATTACGCCTGAAGATTTAA
- a CDS encoding alpha/beta hydrolase: MKRLTLIIPLVLYSIWAFAAKVDTVQIPSAAMNKTYKAAIAFPKAYAKGKANFPVLYLLHGGYGHFDDWLLKTPDKSLVKDLADEYNIIIVMPEGETFSYYVDSPVDPNSKFETYIINEVIPFIDSKYRTIADKKGRLITGLSMGGFGSLYLSTRHPELFAAAGSMSGALDPNMTTWKLPPDRFEMLTKMLDKIWGPMTPDSFLPYSVVNMADQMRRNGLPLAINIGVDDFLLEPNRELHRRLVYNHTPHDYSEQPGGHTWEFWQNALPGHLLFFSKVLKANGTYIL, encoded by the coding sequence ATGAAAAGGCTAACTTTAATTATCCCCCTGGTACTTTACAGCATATGGGCTTTTGCTGCAAAGGTTGATACAGTGCAGATTCCAAGTGCTGCTATGAACAAAACTTATAAGGCGGCTATTGCTTTTCCAAAGGCTTACGCAAAAGGCAAAGCCAATTTCCCGGTGCTATACCTGTTACATGGTGGCTATGGGCATTTTGACGATTGGCTGCTTAAAACGCCCGATAAATCGCTGGTAAAAGACCTTGCCGATGAATACAATATCATTATTGTAATGCCCGAAGGTGAAACCTTTAGTTATTATGTTGACAGCCCGGTTGATCCTAACAGCAAGTTTGAAACCTATATCATAAACGAAGTAATTCCATTCATAGATAGTAAGTACCGTACCATTGCCGATAAAAAAGGCAGATTGATCACCGGTTTATCTATGGGTGGCTTTGGTTCTTTGTACCTCTCGACAAGACACCCTGAACTGTTTGCGGCTGCCGGAAGCATGAGCGGCGCCCTCGACCCAAACATGACCACCTGGAAATTACCTCCCGACAGGTTTGAGATGCTTACCAAAATGCTTGATAAAATCTGGGGACCGATGACACCGGACTCTTTCCTGCCCTACTCGGTAGTGAACATGGCCGATCAGATGAGGAGAAACGGTTTACCGCTGGCAATTAATATTGGAGTTGATGACTTTTTGCTTGAACCAAATAGGGAATTGCACAGAAGATTGGTTTATAATCATACCCCTCATGATTATTCAGAACAACCGGGAGGCCATACCTGGGAATTTTGGCAAAATGCCTTACCGGGGCACTTGTTATTCTTCAGCAAGGTTTTAAAAGCGAACGGTACTTATATTTTGTAA
- a CDS encoding glycoside hydrolase family 18 protein, which translates to MTNFASLLRPGQYRTRLMAFLCLILSANLVYAQKNRAKNHVIIGYVSGFRGLIDTNMVHPAKLTHINYAFVNVIGNRAFLTHPRTDTINFRYLVGLKKKNTDLKVLISIGGWLWSKNFSDMALTDTSRKAFAASAVELVRKFKMDGIDIDWEYPNESGAGNVHRPEDKQNYTSLFLELRTQLNALEKETGKKLLLTAAVGAFRHFVQNTEMDKVGACLDYINLMTYDYGADVAVHHTGLYASKYLKTENNSDNGTRVFIEAGVPRNKLVLGMAFYSRSTRVSDSTKTGLGSRNLERMRGGGYTFIKDSLLTNKAFKYYRDKSAKAPYLYNPTTRQFLSFDDEWSIKKKCRYVKKNGMAGVMFWEYVDDRKEYLLDAANSHLN; encoded by the coding sequence ATGACAAACTTTGCATCATTATTGCGGCCGGGGCAATATAGAACCCGGCTGATGGCTTTCCTATGCCTTATACTTTCGGCAAACCTGGTTTATGCGCAGAAAAACCGGGCTAAAAATCATGTTATAATCGGTTATGTAAGTGGCTTTCGGGGGTTAATAGATACCAACATGGTTCATCCGGCAAAGCTTACCCATATTAATTACGCGTTTGTAAATGTGATCGGGAACCGGGCTTTTCTTACCCACCCCCGAACAGATACCATCAACTTCAGGTATTTGGTTGGATTAAAGAAAAAGAACACCGATTTGAAAGTTTTGATTTCGATAGGCGGGTGGCTGTGGAGCAAAAACTTTTCGGATATGGCGCTCACCGATACTTCGCGTAAGGCTTTTGCGGCAAGTGCTGTTGAATTGGTACGTAAGTTTAAAATGGATGGTATTGACATCGACTGGGAGTATCCCAATGAATCCGGCGCAGGTAACGTCCATCGCCCGGAGGATAAACAGAACTATACCAGTTTATTCCTGGAACTGAGGACTCAGTTGAACGCGCTTGAAAAAGAAACCGGTAAAAAATTGTTGCTTACAGCAGCCGTAGGTGCCTTCAGGCATTTTGTGCAGAACACAGAAATGGATAAAGTAGGCGCTTGCCTGGATTATATCAACCTCATGACTTACGATTACGGTGCCGATGTAGCGGTACATCATACCGGCTTGTATGCTTCAAAGTATCTTAAGACAGAAAATAATTCGGATAATGGTACCCGGGTTTTTATTGAAGCTGGTGTTCCGCGGAATAAGCTTGTTTTAGGGATGGCTTTTTACAGTCGTTCCACAAGAGTGTCGGACAGTACCAAAACCGGATTGGGTTCACGCAATCTTGAAAGGATGCGGGGCGGTGGTTATACTTTTATAAAAGATAGTCTGCTTACCAACAAAGCATTTAAATATTATCGGGATAAGAGTGCGAAAGCACCGTATTTGTATAATCCCACAACCCGTCAGTTTTTATCATTTGACGATGAATGGTCAATTAAAAAGAAATGTCGGTACGTGAAAAAGAACGGCATGGCTGGGGTAATGTTCTGGGAATACGTAGATGATAGGAAAGAGTATTTGCTTGACGCCGCTAATAGTCATTTGAATTAA